In Clostridium sp., one DNA window encodes the following:
- the mnmE gene encoding tRNA uridine-5-carboxymethylaminomethyl(34) synthesis GTPase MnmE, with product MREFDTIAAISTSPGEGGISIIRVSGSRALAIVNDIFKSKNNRKLLDIKPYSMRYGFIFEKNTEELLDEVIVTFMKAPRSYTTEDTVEINCHGGIVSTTKILDEVIKNGARLAEPGEFTKRAFLNGRIDLSQAEAVIDIIRAKTEISMKSALNQSFGSISKKIDPLKEKLLNLIASIEVTIDYPEEDLEEVTSNEVDSQLKVVICELNNILKGADEGKIIRDGLSTVIVGKPNVGKSSLLNALTMENRAIVTDIPGTTRDVIEEHINIEGIPIKIIDTAGIRKTENIVEKIGVKKSKEKINEADLVILMLDSSKPLDDEDREIIEYIKSKKYIIMLNKSDLGNKIDLQYIQGLNSNFIVKTSLKTGEGLDSIRTFIKKLFFNGQVKFDSFVVTNSRHKEALIKAKNNCIQALDTLKNTKAIDLASIDLRNAWSSLGEITGDTLQEDIINKIFSKFCLGK from the coding sequence ATGAGGGAGTTTGATACTATAGCGGCAATTTCCACGTCTCCTGGAGAAGGTGGTATATCCATTATAAGAGTTTCTGGAAGTAGAGCTCTTGCGATAGTAAATGATATATTCAAGAGTAAAAATAATAGAAAGTTACTAGATATAAAACCTTATTCCATGAGATATGGATTTATATTTGAAAAAAATACAGAGGAATTATTGGATGAAGTAATAGTAACATTTATGAAAGCTCCGAGAAGTTATACAACTGAAGATACTGTCGAAATAAATTGTCATGGAGGTATTGTAAGTACAACTAAAATATTGGATGAAGTTATCAAAAATGGAGCAAGGCTTGCGGAACCGGGAGAATTCACAAAAAGGGCATTTTTAAATGGAAGAATTGATTTAAGTCAGGCAGAGGCTGTTATAGACATAATAAGAGCTAAAACTGAAATATCAATGAAATCTGCACTTAATCAATCATTTGGAAGTATTTCAAAGAAAATAGATCCATTAAAGGAAAAGCTACTTAATTTAATTGCGAGTATTGAAGTTACAATTGATTATCCGGAGGAAGATTTGGAGGAAGTAACTTCTAATGAAGTTGATTCACAATTGAAGGTTGTTATATGTGAGTTGAATAACATTCTAAAAGGTGCAGATGAAGGAAAAATAATTAGAGATGGTCTGAGTACTGTAATAGTTGGAAAACCAAATGTAGGAAAATCATCTCTTTTGAATGCTCTTACAATGGAAAATAGAGCAATAGTAACAGACATTCCTGGTACTACAAGGGATGTTATAGAAGAACATATAAATATAGAGGGTATTCCAATTAAAATAATTGATACAGCAGGTATCAGAAAAACTGAAAATATAGTTGAAAAAATAGGTGTCAAAAAGTCTAAAGAGAAGATAAATGAAGCGGATTTGGTTATACTGATGTTAGATTCCAGCAAACCGCTAGATGATGAAGATAGGGAAATAATAGAGTATATAAAAAGTAAAAAATATATTATAATGTTAAATAAAAGCGATTTGGGCAATAAAATAGATTTACAATATATTCAAGGCCTGAATTCAAATTTTATAGTAAAGACGTCTTTGAAAACTGGTGAAGGTTTAGATAGTATAAGAACTTTTATAAAAAAATTATTCTTTAATGGCCAAGTAAAGTTTGATAGTTTTGTTGTAACAAATTCAAGGCATAAAGAAGCTTTAATTAAGGCTAAAAATAATTGTATTCAAGCGCTTGATACTTTAAAAAACACCAAGGCAATTGATCTTGCTTCTATTGATCTTAGAAATGCATGGTCAAGTCTTGGAGAGATAACTGGTGATACTCTTCAGGAGGATATAATTAATAAAATATTTTCAAAATTTTGTTTAGGAAAGTAG